A stretch of the Aminipila terrae genome encodes the following:
- the pyk gene encoding pyruvate kinase: protein MRKTKIVCTLGPSTMEDDILRNLMIEGMNVARLNFSHGDHEQHAKNLQRIRQMRDELSLPIATILDTKGPEIRVRKFENDKIVLEQGQHFTLTTRDIMGTQDIASITYLDLPKDVHAGMKILIDDGLIELKVIEVGETDIECEVENGGPVSNNKGVNVPNSSLSMPFISPTDYDDIVFGIEQNVDFIAASFVRTAEDVLSIKKILKEREGNNIKIIAKIENMEGVENIDKIIEVSDGVMVARGDMGVEIPLEDVPVLQKIIIKKCIAAGKIVITATQMLDSMMKNPRPTRAEATDVANAIYDGTSAIMLSGETAAGAYPVEALQTMVKIAERAEEDINYKNRFAQSKEFGKPDVTTAISHATCTTSMDLDAAAIITVTASGRTAHMLSKYRPDCQIIGCTSNACVWRQLNLVWGVTPLIIPEYQNTRDLFNSAVAAANKAGYVECGEIVVLTAGVPIGTTGTTNILKVQIVGVYH, encoded by the coding sequence ATGAGAAAAACAAAAATAGTTTGCACGCTTGGGCCTTCAACCATGGAAGACGATATATTGAGAAATTTAATGATTGAAGGTATGAACGTTGCACGGTTAAACTTCTCTCACGGTGATCACGAGCAGCATGCAAAAAACCTACAGAGGATCAGACAAATGCGGGATGAGTTAAGCCTTCCTATTGCTACAATTCTTGATACAAAGGGTCCAGAAATCCGAGTGCGTAAGTTTGAAAACGATAAAATTGTTCTGGAACAGGGACAGCATTTTACACTGACAACAAGAGACATCATGGGAACGCAGGATATTGCAAGTATAACTTATCTGGACTTGCCAAAAGATGTACATGCAGGCATGAAGATTCTCATAGATGATGGCTTGATTGAGCTTAAAGTTATAGAAGTCGGAGAAACGGATATTGAGTGTGAAGTTGAAAATGGAGGGCCAGTATCTAACAATAAAGGGGTAAATGTACCTAATTCCAGCCTTTCCATGCCATTTATCAGTCCAACGGACTATGATGACATTGTATTTGGCATAGAGCAAAACGTAGATTTCATTGCTGCATCTTTTGTCAGGACAGCTGAAGATGTACTGTCAATTAAAAAAATCTTAAAAGAGCGTGAAGGCAATAATATTAAGATTATAGCCAAAATAGAAAATATGGAAGGTGTAGAGAATATAGATAAGATTATTGAAGTTTCTGATGGAGTAATGGTTGCAAGGGGCGATATGGGGGTTGAAATACCTTTGGAAGATGTTCCCGTTCTTCAGAAAATAATAATCAAGAAATGCATTGCAGCTGGCAAAATTGTAATAACAGCTACACAAATGCTGGATTCTATGATGAAAAATCCTAGACCAACAAGGGCAGAAGCAACTGATGTTGCTAACGCTATTTATGACGGGACAAGTGCTATTATGCTTTCTGGTGAAACGGCTGCAGGAGCGTATCCAGTTGAGGCTTTACAGACAATGGTGAAAATTGCAGAACGTGCTGAAGAGGACATTAACTACAAGAACAGGTTTGCCCAAAGCAAAGAATTTGGAAAACCAGATGTGACTACGGCCATTTCCCATGCAACTTGTACCACTTCCATGGATTTAGATGCTGCGGCAATAATTACTGTAACAGCTTCAGGCAGAACTGCCCATATGCTTTCAAAATACAGACCAGATTGTCAAATCATTGGATGTACCAGTAATGCATGTGTTTGGAGACAGTTGAATCTTGTGTGGGGTGTGACACCGCTTATTATTCCAGAGTATCAGAATACCCGGGATTTATTCAATTCCGCAGTGGCGGCAGCTAATAAGGCTGGTTATGTAGAATGTGGAGAAATTGTTGTTTTAACCGCTGGAGTGCCGATTGGGACAACAGGTACCACAAATATTTTAAAAGTGCAGATTGTAGGTGTATACCACTAA
- a CDS encoding DMT family transporter — protein MKNLHLRGEVLLTITSLLWGASFVAQRLGMNYIGPFTFTSSRFLIGALSLIPVIFMMDKMNARQGVVVSKDTKSLLAGGLACGVALFTAISFQQVGLIYTTAGKAGFITALYIVLVPLLGLFLHKKVEKVIWVGVALAVIGLYLLCVKDGLSIGKGDLIVLCGTVFWAIHILTVDHFVQKVDSLKMSFLQFVVAGVLSLIVAVFSETINFSDIVRSAGPILFTGIFVVGIAYTLQILGQKDTNPTVAALILSMESVFAVIAGMIFLGEQMSAKEVMGCVLMFSAVIITELKPSFMKKAVLNSDK, from the coding sequence ATGAAAAATTTGCACTTAAGAGGGGAAGTCCTCTTAACAATAACATCCTTGCTTTGGGGAGCCTCATTCGTTGCACAACGGTTAGGAATGAACTATATTGGACCTTTTACTTTTACCTCATCCAGATTTCTCATTGGAGCATTGTCGTTAATTCCTGTTATCTTTATGATGGATAAAATGAATGCCAGGCAGGGTGTGGTAGTTTCAAAAGATACTAAAAGCTTGCTCGCAGGAGGGCTTGCGTGTGGAGTAGCACTTTTTACAGCGATTTCCTTTCAACAGGTTGGCCTGATTTATACAACTGCAGGGAAAGCAGGTTTTATTACCGCCTTATATATTGTTCTTGTTCCGCTATTAGGTTTGTTTTTACATAAAAAGGTGGAAAAAGTAATCTGGGTGGGGGTGGCATTAGCCGTAATTGGTCTTTATTTATTATGTGTTAAAGATGGGCTTAGCATAGGAAAAGGAGATTTAATCGTACTATGTGGCACTGTTTTCTGGGCCATTCATATATTGACTGTTGATCACTTCGTACAAAAAGTGGATAGTCTGAAAATGTCTTTTTTACAATTTGTTGTTGCAGGAGTCCTGTCACTGATTGTAGCTGTCTTTTCTGAAACAATTAACTTCTCAGATATAGTTAGAAGTGCAGGGCCCATATTATTTACAGGAATCTTTGTTGTAGGTATAGCGTATACCCTTCAGATACTTGGTCAGAAGGATACTAATCCAACCGTTGCTGCCCTTATACTCAGTATGGAGTCTGTATTTGCAGTAATTGCGGGAATGATCTTCCTTGGGGAGCAAATGTCAGCAAAAGAAGTTATGGGTTGTGTATTGATGTTTTCTGCAGTGATTATCACTGAACTAAAACCATCCTTTATGAAGAAAGCTGTTTTAAATTCTGACAAATAA
- a CDS encoding helix-turn-helix domain-containing protein, translating into MFHTGLKFVENDGNYIKTAEALYLHKNTIRYRINKIKELHHMENSELNFYEQLSIAIKLYKIYSD; encoded by the coding sequence TTGTTTCATACTGGGTTGAAGTTTGTTGAGAATGACGGAAATTATATAAAGACTGCTGAAGCATTATATCTTCACAAAAATACAATCCGTTATCGGATTAATAAAATCAAAGAGTTACACCATATGGAAAACAGTGAATTGAATTTTTATGAGCAGCTCTCTATTGCAATCAAGCTATATAAAATTTATTCTGATTAA
- a CDS encoding PucR family transcriptional regulator ligand-binding domain-containing protein, which translates to MSLTVLEATKLDTFNSFRLVAGHRGLDKIVEKVGILDWEFIKKIEEGPENISDFIEGEFVLSSLLFAKDKPELIIEAVKYLAESHVSGLAIKNIYYTELPDEVISYANEKSLPVFIFHTAYFEDIITETMDKIRSINNSNLLESKVDLLINKNLNKTVIRDIALELNSSFKELFIVVYAKGKKQISESNILNQVELIRKDRTFRQNDTIIKYHDGLLFIATFESLEPSLFTSKTKSLLRSLRIDSEEYFIGISNIHSSLGELGMGINESLFAEKSGEMFKNQLNYFKDIGIFSVLIPSAGINGSETFMSR; encoded by the coding sequence ATGTCATTAACAGTGTTAGAAGCCACAAAGTTGGATACCTTCAATAGCTTTCGCTTAGTGGCCGGTCATCGTGGTTTAGATAAAATTGTTGAAAAAGTTGGAATCCTGGATTGGGAGTTTATTAAAAAAATAGAAGAAGGCCCAGAAAATATAAGTGATTTTATAGAAGGCGAATTTGTTTTAAGCAGTTTGTTATTTGCCAAAGATAAACCTGAGTTAATAATAGAAGCCGTTAAATATCTTGCAGAAAGCCATGTCAGCGGGCTGGCTATAAAAAATATCTATTATACAGAGCTGCCTGATGAAGTTATCTCTTATGCAAATGAAAAATCTTTACCTGTATTTATTTTTCATACTGCATACTTTGAAGATATTATAACGGAAACCATGGATAAAATCAGATCAATCAACAATAGTAATTTACTTGAAAGCAAAGTTGATCTTCTTATTAATAAAAATCTTAACAAAACGGTTATCCGTGATATTGCACTTGAATTGAACAGCAGCTTTAAAGAACTTTTTATAGTTGTTTATGCCAAAGGTAAAAAACAAATTTCAGAGAGCAACATTCTTAATCAGGTAGAATTAATCCGGAAAGACCGGACATTCAGACAAAATGATACCATCATAAAGTATCATGACGGACTGCTATTCATTGCAACCTTTGAATCTCTTGAACCTTCTCTCTTCACCAGTAAAACCAAATCTCTCCTAAGGAGCCTCCGTATTGATTCTGAGGAGTATTTTATCGGTATCAGTAATATCCATAGTAGTTTGGGTGAACTTGGTATGGGAATTAATGAAAGCCTTTTTGCCGAAAAATCAGGTGAGATGTTCAAGAACCAGTTAAATTATTTTAAAGACATTGGTATATTCAGTGTCTTAATCCCCTCAGCAGGGATAAATGGGTCAGAAACTTTTATGAGCAGATAA
- a CDS encoding energy-coupling factor ABC transporter substrate-binding protein, protein MKTKSKVIILLIIVLLIAVVPLFALKGAEFGGSDDAGSVAISKITGTEYKPWFTPVLETAIGGELPGEIESLLFCVQTGIGVGILAFFMGRLVERTKHEKEQNNNKKTQ, encoded by the coding sequence ATGAAAACGAAGTCAAAGGTTATCATCTTATTAATAATCGTCTTACTAATCGCTGTTGTTCCATTATTCGCATTGAAAGGTGCCGAGTTCGGGGGTTCCGACGATGCAGGCAGCGTTGCCATTTCTAAAATAACAGGAACAGAATATAAACCTTGGTTTACTCCTGTTCTGGAGACTGCTATCGGTGGTGAACTTCCGGGAGAAATTGAAAGCCTGCTCTTCTGTGTTCAGACAGGAATTGGGGTTGGTATTCTGGCATTCTTCATGGGCAGACTTGTGGAAAGAACAAAGCATGAAAAAGAACAAAACAATAATAAGAAGACACAGTGA
- a CDS encoding energy-coupling factor ABC transporter permease codes for MKMSMKEKRLILGTTAIALFFGISPTANAMHIMEGYLPPKLCIVWGIICLPFLVAGFLSIKKTLAQSRRTITMIAMAAAFVFVISSLKIPSVTGSCSHMTGTGLGAILLGPSAVSILGIIVLIFQAILLAHGGLTTLGANTFSMAIAGPFVSYGIYALCKKLNVNKYVGIFLAASIGDLFTYCVTSLQLAIAYPSATGVIWPQSLNSLRFSLRHSFRWQLLKVFLQLLL; via the coding sequence ATGAAAATGAGTATGAAAGAAAAAAGACTGATTTTAGGAACTACTGCTATCGCTTTGTTTTTCGGGATATCTCCCACAGCAAACGCAATGCACATCATGGAAGGATATCTTCCTCCTAAACTATGTATTGTCTGGGGCATTATCTGCCTTCCATTTTTAGTAGCAGGCTTCCTTTCCATTAAGAAGACCCTTGCTCAAAGCCGCAGAACCATTACCATGATTGCTATGGCAGCAGCTTTTGTTTTCGTAATTTCCTCACTGAAAATTCCTTCAGTAACAGGCAGCTGTTCACATATGACAGGTACCGGTCTGGGCGCCATACTACTTGGACCTAGTGCGGTGAGCATTTTAGGCATTATCGTATTGATTTTCCAGGCCATCTTACTGGCTCATGGGGGTTTGACTACACTGGGAGCCAATACATTCTCTATGGCCATTGCCGGACCTTTTGTTTCTTATGGAATTTATGCTCTATGTAAAAAATTAAATGTAAATAAGTATGTAGGCATTTTCCTTGCCGCATCAATAGGTGACTTATTTACATATTGTGTAACCAGTCTTCAGCTGGCTATAGCATACCCTTCCGCAACGGGGGTTATATGGCCTCAATCATTAAATTCCTTGCGGTTTTCGCTCCGACACAGCTTCCGCTGGCAATTATTGAAGGTATTCTTACAGTTGTTATTATAA
- a CDS encoding energy-coupling factor ABC transporter ATP-binding protein, with protein MKNPILQIQNLHYCYGNGKTALNDISLDIYEGEKIAVVGSNGAGKSTFFLNTNGVLKPDEGQIFYRGTPINKKNLKELRKNIGIVFQDADNQIIASTVLAEVGFGPMNLKLPKEEVLERVEEALKYMNILEFKDRPPHYLSGGEKKRVSIADIIAMKSEIIIFDEPTAGLDPLNAEMLEEVLEKLSSEGKTMLISTHDVDFVYRWAERMIVFNQGEIIADGTPLEIFQDLEILKQANLKQPILMQVYDLLVGHSVLRDKQLYPTTVYELQEVIENI; from the coding sequence ATGAAAAATCCGATTTTACAAATTCAGAATTTACATTATTGCTATGGAAACGGAAAGACCGCCCTGAATGATATCAGTCTGGATATCTATGAAGGTGAAAAAATTGCTGTTGTCGGTTCAAATGGTGCTGGAAAATCTACCTTTTTCCTTAATACTAATGGTGTTCTTAAGCCTGACGAAGGCCAGATTTTTTATAGGGGAACCCCTATTAACAAAAAAAACTTAAAAGAGCTTCGTAAAAATATCGGTATTGTGTTTCAGGATGCAGATAATCAAATCATTGCTTCTACTGTTTTGGCAGAAGTGGGATTTGGTCCTATGAATCTAAAATTGCCAAAAGAGGAAGTTTTAGAACGTGTTGAAGAAGCCTTAAAGTATATGAACATTCTTGAATTTAAAGACCGGCCTCCCCATTACCTTAGTGGTGGAGAAAAAAAACGAGTTAGCATTGCTGATATCATCGCTATGAAATCAGAAATCATCATATTTGATGAGCCTACTGCAGGGCTTGACCCCTTAAATGCAGAAATGCTGGAAGAAGTGTTAGAAAAGCTCTCTTCTGAAGGAAAAACAATGCTTATTTCTACTCATGATGTAGATTTTGTCTACCGCTGGGCTGAAAGAATGATTGTTTTTAATCAGGGAGAAATAATTGCAGATGGAACCCCTCTTGAAATCTTTCAAGACCTGGAAATCTTAAAACAGGCAAATCTAAAACAGCCAATACTTATGCAAGTTTACGATTTGCTGGTGGGTCACTCTGTACTCAGGGATAAGCAGCTTTATCCCACAACAGTCTATGAACTACAGGAAGTAATTGAAAATATATAA
- the cbiQ gene encoding cobalt ECF transporter T component CbiQ — MEKHIISKNREHHKHHKIGHKHGEGSCIDFYAYNSGIRHWNPTFKVSFSALTLILCIALNNPYVSIAVIVSMAYLTIVKGGLPVLSYLSVLTIPITFILLGTVTIGIDLSTQPIGQYNLNLGLFYIFTSEKSLKIMCFLILKVFAAISSMEMMALSTPSTEIICVIERAHVPKLFIELMMMTYRYIFILIDVNINIRNSADSRLGFCDLKTSWSTFGKVASNMLIVSMKKSNAYYDAMESRCYDGEFMILEETQNVSAKQVIAAMIFIFFLLVLWYITQ, encoded by the coding sequence ATGGAGAAACACATCATTTCTAAAAACAGAGAGCATCATAAACACCATAAAATCGGACATAAACACGGAGAAGGTTCCTGCATCGACTTTTACGCTTACAATTCTGGAATAAGACATTGGAATCCAACTTTTAAGGTATCTTTTTCTGCTTTGACATTAATCTTATGCATTGCGCTAAATAATCCCTATGTGTCTATTGCAGTAATTGTATCCATGGCGTATCTGACGATAGTAAAGGGTGGGCTTCCAGTACTTTCATATTTGTCGGTGCTGACAATTCCCATTACCTTCATTCTTCTTGGTACGGTTACTATAGGAATTGACTTGTCCACTCAGCCTATTGGCCAATACAATCTGAATCTGGGACTCTTTTATATTTTCACTTCAGAGAAGAGTTTGAAGATTATGTGCTTTTTAATCCTAAAGGTTTTTGCTGCAATCAGCTCTATGGAAATGATGGCTTTGTCGACACCATCAACCGAAATAATCTGTGTGATTGAAAGAGCACATGTGCCCAAGCTATTTATAGAATTGATGATGATGACTTATCGTTACATATTTATTCTGATAGACGTAAACATTAACATCAGAAATTCTGCAGATTCACGTCTGGGTTTCTGTGATTTGAAAACCTCTTGGAGTACATTCGGAAAAGTTGCAAGCAATATGCTGATTGTTTCAATGAAAAAGTCTAATGCCTATTATGATGCCATGGAATCCAGATGCTATGATGGCGAATTTATGATTCTGGAGGAAACACAAAATGTTAGTGCAAAACAAGTTATCGCAGCAATGATATTTATATTTTTTCTTTTAGTACTATGGTACATCACGCAATAG
- a CDS encoding heavy metal translocating P-type ATPase, whose protein sequence is MKKWIMEEDKLNLIFVIISGIALLVSLSHLLRGSLGFDSAWIAIVLCGIPILLGAIKGLVVDHDIKADVLVSIALVASVCIGEYFAAGEVAFIMAIGTLLENGTSRKANEGIERLIKLTPKTARVLKDGTEKIIPADQVNINDILLVLAGETIPVDGVIASGETSIDQSVMTGESLPIDKTVGDAVTSGTVNQYGTFTMRATKVGKDSSLQRMIQMVKEAEANKAPIITLADRWATWMVWAALGAAVITGAVTGELIRAVTVLVVFCPCAFILATPTAILAGIGNATTYGIIIRSGDALERFSKVKHIAFDKTGTLTHGKLNVMAVKSFNDCITEEKLLYYAASAEQRSEHPIGKSIVSYYQSICHTMCEPQEFSLLAGQGVRAFVDGQEVMAGKPDLLKTEGITIPEKIQKAATDYSEKGATIVYIGINKETAGFIVLSDTVREDAAAMISKLKELHMEPILLTGDNASAAQYISELVSISKVKSDLLPEDKMNELKRYNQKDEPVCMVGDGINDALALKSAYAGVAMGGIGSDIAVEAADAVLVSDDIQRIPYLIKISQKTMKKINVNIVFSMSLNFLAVLLSAMGILNPVLGALVHNVGSVAVVINSALLFVSKDR, encoded by the coding sequence ATGAAGAAATGGATAATGGAAGAGGATAAACTAAATTTAATATTTGTTATCATATCCGGGATTGCTCTGCTGGTCAGCTTATCCCATTTACTAAGAGGAAGTCTTGGATTTGATTCAGCATGGATTGCAATTGTGCTGTGTGGAATACCGATTCTTTTAGGAGCCATTAAAGGATTAGTAGTGGATCATGATATAAAGGCTGATGTTCTTGTTTCAATTGCTTTAGTAGCATCCGTGTGTATCGGTGAGTATTTTGCTGCCGGAGAAGTTGCATTTATCATGGCTATTGGTACTCTTCTTGAAAACGGCACTTCAAGGAAAGCAAATGAAGGCATAGAAAGATTGATTAAGTTAACCCCGAAGACTGCACGAGTGCTTAAGGATGGTACGGAGAAAATCATTCCAGCGGACCAGGTGAACATTAATGATATTTTGCTGGTTCTGGCAGGGGAGACAATTCCTGTTGACGGCGTTATTGCGTCAGGGGAGACTTCCATTGATCAATCGGTCATGACAGGGGAATCCCTACCCATAGATAAGACTGTTGGAGATGCAGTAACCAGCGGAACGGTGAACCAGTATGGGACGTTTACTATGAGAGCCACTAAAGTAGGGAAGGACAGTTCTCTGCAGAGGATGATTCAAATGGTGAAAGAGGCAGAGGCCAATAAAGCCCCTATCATAACCCTTGCAGACAGATGGGCTACGTGGATGGTCTGGGCGGCACTGGGAGCAGCGGTTATTACGGGGGCTGTTACAGGAGAACTGATTCGTGCAGTAACCGTTCTGGTTGTGTTCTGCCCTTGTGCATTTATTTTAGCTACGCCAACGGCAATTCTGGCTGGCATTGGCAATGCAACAACCTATGGCATTATTATCCGCTCTGGAGACGCTCTGGAGCGCTTTTCTAAAGTGAAACATATAGCTTTTGACAAGACAGGAACCCTGACTCATGGGAAACTCAACGTTATGGCAGTAAAGAGCTTTAATGATTGTATTACAGAAGAAAAGTTATTATACTATGCAGCCTCTGCAGAGCAGCGCTCGGAACACCCTATAGGAAAATCTATTGTTTCATATTATCAGTCAATATGTCATACCATGTGTGAACCGCAAGAATTCTCTCTTTTAGCAGGTCAGGGAGTGAGAGCATTTGTAGACGGACAGGAAGTGATGGCAGGAAAACCTGATTTATTGAAAACAGAAGGAATCACCATACCTGAAAAGATTCAGAAGGCTGCCACTGATTACTCAGAGAAAGGGGCTACAATCGTTTACATAGGCATCAATAAAGAAACTGCGGGATTTATCGTACTGTCTGATACGGTAAGGGAAGATGCAGCAGCCATGATTTCAAAATTAAAAGAGCTACATATGGAGCCGATTCTTCTTACAGGAGACAATGCTTCTGCAGCCCAGTATATTTCAGAGCTGGTATCCATTTCAAAGGTAAAATCAGATCTTCTCCCAGAAGATAAAATGAACGAACTTAAACGTTATAATCAAAAAGATGAACCGGTTTGTATGGTAGGGGATGGAATCAATGATGCACTTGCTTTGAAGTCCGCTTATGCAGGGGTAGCCATGGGTGGTATAGGAAGTGACATTGCTGTTGAGGCTGCAGATGCAGTATTGGTCAGTGATGATATACAGCGCATCCCATATCTCATTAAAATTTCTCAAAAAACAATGAAAAAAATAAATGTAAACATAGTGTTCTCCATGAGCCTGAACTTCCTGGCAGTTTTGTTGTCTGCCATGGGAATATTAAATCCTGTTCTGGGTGCTCTGGTGCACAATGTGGGTTCTGTAGCTGTGGTTATAAATTCAGCTCTGCTTTTTGTATCTAAAGATAGGTAG
- a CDS encoding alpha/beta hydrolase, which yields MSEMIKSFDGLSLYFNKEVSADDKAVAVIVHGLCEHQGRYDYLAEVFHKNGIGTYRFDHRGHGRSEGEKSHYNDFNELLDDTNVIVDMAIAENPDKPVFLLGHSMGGYAVSLFGIKYSHKKLKGIITSGALTKDNGGLIKGLPKGMEPHTELPNELGNGVCSVQEVVDWYGKDPYNNKVFTAGLCYALCQGLDWVSGKENQFSYPVLMMHGEKDGIVSVQDTYDFFSSVSSKDKQMKIYGNLFHEIFNEYCRDEVIGDTVNWMLKRL from the coding sequence ATGAGTGAAATGATTAAGAGCTTTGATGGCTTGTCTTTGTATTTCAATAAAGAAGTATCAGCTGATGATAAAGCGGTTGCAGTTATTGTACATGGGTTATGCGAACATCAGGGCAGATATGATTATCTGGCAGAAGTTTTCCATAAGAACGGCATAGGCACCTATCGTTTTGATCATAGAGGACATGGAAGGTCTGAAGGTGAAAAGTCACATTACAATGATTTTAATGAATTGCTTGATGATACCAATGTTATTGTGGATATGGCTATTGCAGAAAACCCGGACAAGCCCGTATTTTTGTTAGGACATAGTATGGGAGGATATGCAGTATCCCTTTTTGGGATAAAGTATTCCCATAAAAAGTTGAAGGGGATTATAACCAGTGGTGCCTTAACAAAAGACAATGGGGGGCTGATAAAAGGGCTTCCCAAGGGAATGGAACCACATACTGAACTCCCCAATGAACTGGGCAATGGTGTTTGTTCTGTTCAGGAAGTGGTGGATTGGTATGGAAAGGACCCATATAATAATAAAGTTTTTACTGCAGGACTTTGCTACGCATTATGTCAGGGACTTGACTGGGTTTCAGGAAAAGAAAACCAATTTAGTTACCCTGTGCTGATGATGCATGGAGAAAAAGATGGTATTGTTTCTGTACAGGATACCTATGACTTCTTTTCTTCCGTTTCATCAAAAGATAAACAAATGAAGATTTATGGAAATTTGTTCCACGAAATATTCAATGAATATTGCCGTGATGAAGTGATTGGGGATACCGTTAACTGGATGTTAAAGAGATTGTAA
- a CDS encoding AAA family ATPase, with product MTVYLDRFSFTSPVDEDNFLSNDDRLKATCYSTVYPFMLFTHRELEELQFEPVTFLYGGNGSGKTTILNVIAERLKIQRGTYFNKSNFFDDYVNCCEQRTKNWSFSIQKDSRIITSDDVFDYMLDVRCVNEKVDSRREDMFEEYIDTKYSTFQMKSLEDYEKLKKNNSIKRSTFSKYVKGNLMRNIREQSNGESAFWFFTENIKENALYLLDEPENSLSAGMQLKLVKFIEDSARFFNCQFIIATHSPFLLSIKESKIYDLDRTPIAVKKWTELENVRNYFEFFKAHEEEF from the coding sequence ATGACCGTGTATTTAGACCGATTTTCATTTACAAGCCCTGTGGATGAAGACAATTTTTTATCAAATGATGACAGGCTGAAAGCCACATGCTATTCCACCGTTTACCCATTTATGCTATTTACTCATAGAGAACTTGAAGAATTACAGTTTGAACCTGTAACATTTTTATATGGTGGTAATGGTTCTGGTAAAACCACGATTTTAAATGTAATAGCAGAAAGATTGAAGATTCAGAGAGGAACTTATTTCAACAAAAGTAATTTCTTTGATGATTATGTAAACTGTTGTGAGCAAAGAACAAAAAACTGGTCTTTTTCAATTCAGAAGGACAGCAGGATTATCACAAGCGATGATGTGTTTGACTATATGCTGGATGTCAGATGCGTAAATGAAAAAGTTGATTCCAGAAGAGAAGATATGTTTGAAGAATATATTGATACGAAATATTCCACTTTTCAGATGAAATCTCTTGAGGACTATGAAAAGCTAAAGAAAAATAATTCAATAAAAAGATCTACATTTTCAAAGTATGTAAAGGGCAATTTAATGCGAAACATAAGGGAACAGTCCAATGGAGAAAGTGCATTCTGGTTTTTTACTGAAAATATAAAAGAGAACGCCTTGTATCTTTTGGATGAACCTGAAAACAGTCTGTCTGCAGGGATGCAACTGAAGCTTGTTAAATTCATAGAGGATTCAGCACGATTTTTTAACTGCCAATTTATTATCGCTACACATTCTCCATTTCTATTATCTATAAAAGAATCCAAGATATATGATTTGGACAGGACGCCTATAGCGGTTAAAAAATGGACAGAGCTTGAAAATGTAAGGAACTATTTCGAATTTTTTAAGGCCCATGAAGAGGAGTTTTGA
- a CDS encoding NAD-dependent protein deacylase produces MNKEIEQLSKIIENSSNIVFFGGAGVSTESNIPDFRSESGLYSAVHKYGQSPETMLSHSFFNNHLETFYDYYKNNLIYTEAKPNKAHLALAKLEAEGKLKAVVTQNIDGLHQLAGSKTVFELHGSVLRNNCMRCGEFYDLDYIMNPVNCKDKEGLKTLIPVCTKCGGTVKPDVVLYEECLNDDVIQGAVDAISQADTLIVGGTSLVVYPAAGLINYFHGKNLVLINKTQTQYDHKANLVIYDAIGKVLGEVCGI; encoded by the coding sequence ATGAATAAGGAAATAGAGCAGTTATCAAAAATTATTGAAAACAGTAGCAATATTGTTTTCTTTGGAGGAGCAGGAGTTTCCACAGAAAGTAATATTCCTGATTTTCGTTCTGAAAGTGGGCTGTACAGTGCGGTGCATAAATATGGCCAATCCCCTGAAACCATGCTTTCACACAGTTTCTTTAATAACCATCTTGAAACTTTTTATGACTACTATAAAAATAATCTGATTTATACAGAGGCGAAGCCCAATAAAGCACATCTTGCCCTGGCAAAATTAGAAGCCGAAGGTAAATTGAAGGCTGTGGTTACCCAGAACATTGATGGGCTGCATCAGCTGGCCGGGAGCAAAACCGTTTTTGAACTGCATGGTTCTGTGCTTCGAAATAATTGTATGAGATGTGGTGAATTTTACGATTTAGATTACATTATGAATCCCGTGAACTGTAAAGACAAAGAGGGACTCAAAACTCTTATTCCTGTGTGCACAAAATGTGGTGGCACCGTTAAACCTGATGTGGTTCTTTATGAAGAATGTTTAAATGATGATGTGATACAGGGAGCAGTCGATGCGATCTCCCAGGCAGATACCCTCATCGTAGGAGGAACATCCTTAGTCGTGTATCCAGCTGCCGGGCTTATAAATTACTTCCATGGAAAAAACCTGGTTCTCATAAATAAAACACAAACTCAATATGACCATAAAGCAAATCTGGTCATTTACGATGCTATAGGCAAGGTACTTGGAGAAGTCTGCGGGATCTAG